One window of the Dreissena polymorpha isolate Duluth1 chromosome 5, UMN_Dpol_1.0, whole genome shotgun sequence genome contains the following:
- the LOC127881214 gene encoding protein FAM151A-like, with product MPEAKAGARRAVLISAVAAVLLLGLLIALIVVVARKDKDPTPPLPPTPVVKTDTETFIDVSDGLTLQWYSGAIAVKGDLTNLAGNNYNVANLPVRKSPTGVLVIRNTSIAVADSMETTKMSKLVLKLNMMSPSSDDVTTALNAFMISGNPNVIIVSLPYRSAGDRIEFLKAINAIKAHALYNRVILSIDLTSHCCQTGIGPGTLDVVSELHGLFDAPVMIEIDERSLAAFWDTLRPFVRQNEMMTMIITFVSGSGNDQAVLNGVLTARNDIEVSKLMYDLGAHDAAFRRLAVTAGSPIIYFNVSRRDAGSVVWSHNTDTWELLNAATSGNVMMIEGDIRFDNNTKVPIMAHDKGENNNLTFAQWLDEIIKVNKGMKFDFKELEAVVPALQIAASKRNHIKGPVWLNADLLQGPNAPAPPAFVRHMFLNVTELFPDATFSIGWTTVAKTKNTTLKYTQAMVQEMHEFCKNIDRPITFPVRAEQFRESLDEFHWLLSQSRAYTLTVWTAANDDVTKTDMEFMKGQFEISRVYFDLPENLRP from the exons ATGCCGGAAGCGAAGGCGGGTGCCCGACGGGCGGTGCTGATCTCCGCCGTGGCTGCGGTGCTCCTGTTGGGTCTGCTGATAGCGCTCATAGTGGTGGTAGCACGAAAGGACAAGG ACCCTACACCCCCGTTGCCACCCACACCTGTCGTCAAAACTGACACGGAGACGTTTATTGACGTGTCAGATGGACTGACGTTGCAATGGTACAGTGGAGCTATCGCGGTCAAGGGCGACTTGACGAACCTAGCTGGAA ACAATTACAATGTTGCCAATCTTCCGGTCCGGAAGTCGCCCACAGGGGTCCTTGTCATCAGAAACACATCAATTGCCGTCGCTGATTCCATGGAAACGACAAAAATGTCGAAACTCGTATTGAAGCTCAATATGATGTCACCGTCGAGTGATGACGTCACGACTGCATTAAACGCGTTTATGATTAGTGGTAATCCGAATGTGATCATCGTCTCCCTTCCGTATCGCAGCGCCGGCGATAGGATCGAGTTCCTTAA AGCGATCAACGCGATCAAGGCACACGCGTTGTACAACAGAGTTATATTGAGCATCGACCTTACTTCTCACTGCTGCCAAACTGGCATCGGACCTGGGACCCTTGACGTTGTATCTGAGCTCCATGGGCTGTTCGATGCGCCGGTGATGATTGAAATCGACGAACGCAGCCTTGCTGCGTTTTGGGACACATTGCGACCTTTTGTACGGCAAAACgagatgatgacgatgataataaCATTCGTGAGCGGAAGCGGAAATGACCAAGCAGTTTTGAACGGAGTCCTTACCGCCAGAAACGATATCGAGGTTAGTAAGCTGATGTACGACCTCGGTGCTCATGACGCAGCGTTTAGGAGGCTTGCCGTGACAGCCGGAAGTCCAATTATCTACTTCAACGTATCGCGACGAGATGCAGGGAGCGTCGTTTGGAGTCACAATACAGACACATGGGAGCTGCTAAATGCGGCTACTTCAG GGAATGTGATGATGATTGAAGGCGACATTCGGTTCGACAACAACACCAAGGTTCCCATCATGGCGCATGACAAGGGTGAAAACAACAACCTCACGTTCGCACAGTGGCTCGACGAGATTATCAAG GTCAACAAGGGTATGAAATTCGACTTCAAAGAACTCGAGGCGGTTGTCCCTGCGCTGCAAATCGCAGCCAGTAAAAGAAACCACATTAAGGGTCCGGTCTGGCTGAACGCTGACCTCTTACAG GGACCCAATGCCCCTGCCCCTCCGGCATTCGTGCGACACATGTTTCTGAACGTCACTGAACTATTTCCGGACGCCACTTTCTCTATCGGCTGGACCACTGTCGCTAAAACTAAAAACACGACGCTGAAATACACACAGGCAATGGTTCAGGAAATGCACGAGTTTTGCAAGAACATCGATCGACCAATCACGTTCCCCGTACGAGCGGAGCAGTTTAGAGAATCTTTGGACGAATTTCATTGGCTGTTGTCGCAGTCACGTGCCTACACGCTCACCGTCTGGACGGCGGCTAATGATGACGTCACGAAGACCGATATGGAGTTCATGAAGGGGCAGTTCGAGATATCACGTGTCTACTTCGACCTTCCCGAGAATCTCCGACCGTGA